Proteins encoded together in one Quercus lobata isolate SW786 chromosome 3, ValleyOak3.0 Primary Assembly, whole genome shotgun sequence window:
- the LOC115978847 gene encoding DNA (cytosine-5)-methyltransferase DRM2-like isoform X6 yields the protein MELKYQKREKKLRKNWNQIFFGKVVENFPQEGLSPKPCTFDSKSKSPDNLSEIDSCPRIEENSNHILEKDTMLSSLVDMGYLVEEALTAMNNCGSEAQLSELTDYICAAQMVKDFDAQLRESPDEEDSTSVMTSYSYTMPRNDYLPREKKRKLHKFQQFGKKWHKGSEKKHWDEDGDIMHLPNPMIGFGIPDDPWHIVERKLPEVAIGPPYFYYENVALTPKGVWSKISRFLYDIEPEFVDSKHFSAAARKRGYVHNLPIQNRFPLLPIPPRTIQEALPLTSKWWPLWDKRRKLNCLQTAIGTAKLTERIRNALESNEKYGDEPPPHVQKFVLEQCRKWNLVWVGKNKVAPLEPDEIEMLLGFPRDHTRGGGISRTDRYKALGNSFQVDTVAYHLSVLKNQFPNGINLLSLFSGIGGAEVALHRLGIPLKNVVSVEIAEVNRNIIRSWWEQTNQRGRLIEIADVQQVSIERLDQWISSFGGFDLVIGGSPCNNLAGSNRVSRNGLEGKHSSLFYHYVRILDLVKTMMGRDR from the exons GTTGTCGAGAATTTTCCCCAAGAAGGTCTTTCTCCTAAACCATGCACTTTTGACTCTAAAAGCAAATCTCCAGATAACCTCTCTGAAATTGATAGTTGTCCTAGAATTGAg gAAAACTCAAACCACATTTTAGAGAAGGATACAATGTTGTCGTCGCTAGTGGATATGGGTTACTTGGTTGAGGAGGCTTTGACAGCTATGAATAATTGTG GTTCAGAAGCACAACTGTCAGAGTTGACAGATTACATATGTGCTGCTCAAATGGTAAAGGATTTTGATGCCCAGCTTAGAGAATCACCTGATGAGGAAGATAGCACCTCGGTCATGACTTCTTATTCCTATACAATG cctaGGAATGATTATCTAcctagagaaaagaaaaggaagctTCACAAATTCcaacaatttggaaaaaaatggcACAAGGGGAGTGAGAAGAAGCATTGGGATGAAGACGGAGACATTATGCATCTCCCAAATCCAATGATAGGATTTGGGATTCCTGATGATCCTTGGCATATTGTTGAGAGAAAGCTCCCAGAGGTAGCTATTGGTCCTCCTTATTTCTATTATGAAAACGTGGCTCTTACTCCTAAGGGGGTGTGGAGTAAAATATCACGTTTCTTGTATGACATAGAGCCAGAATTTGTTGATTCTAAACATTTCAGTGCTGCTGCAAGGAAAAGAGGTTATGTCCATAACCTTCCAATTCAGAACCGATTCCCTCTTTTGCCAATACCACCACGAACCATACAAGAAGCCTTACCCTTAACCAGTAAGTGGTGGCCTTTATGggacaaaagaagaaaactgaATTGCCTTCAAACTGCAATTGGGACTGCTAAACTCACTGAGAGGATAAGGAATGCACTTGAGAGCAATGAGAAGTATGGTGATGAACCTCCTCCACATGTGCAGAAGTTTGTACTTGAACAATGTAGAAAATGGAATTTAGTTTGGGTTGGAAAGAATAAAGTTGCACCTCTTGAACCAGATGAAATTGAGATGTTGCTTGGATTCCCAAGGGACCACACTAGGGGTGGTGGGATTAGTAGGACAGATAGATATAAAGCACTTGGAAACTCATTTCAG GTTGACACAGTTGCCTACCACCTTTCTGTATTGAAGAACCAGTTTCCAAATGGAATTAACCTCCTTTCACTTTTCTCTGGGATTGGTGGTGCTGAAGTTGCTTTGCATCGACTTGGGATTCCCCTGAAAAATGTGGTCTCTGTCGAGATTGCTGAAGTCAACAGAAATATTATTCGTAGTTGGTGGGAGCAAACCAACCAGCGTGGACGACTTATTGAGATTGCAGATGTACAACAAGTCAGCATTGAAAGGCTAGATCAGTGGATCAGCTCATTCGGTGGGTTTGATCTTGTCATTGGTGGAAGTCCTTGCAATAACCTTGCTGGCAGCAACCGAGTGAGTAGAAATGGACTGGAAGGCAAGCACTCATCACTGTTTTATCATTACGTTCGAATTCTAGATCTTGTTAAGACAATGATGGGTAGGGACAGATGA
- the LOC115978847 gene encoding DNA (cytosine-5)-methyltransferase DRM2-like isoform X5, whose translation MGFSKTMVVKAIEENGEDDSEAILETLLTYALKYQKREKKLRKNWNQIFFGKVVENFPQEGLSPKPCTFDSKSKSPDNLSEIDSCPRIEENSNHILEKDTMLSSLVDMGYLVEEALTAMNNCGSEAQLSELTDYICAAQMVKDFDAQLRESPDEEDSTSVMTSYSYTMPRNDYLPREKKRKLHKFQQFGKKWHKGSEKKHWDEDGDIMHLPNPMIGFGIPDDPWHIVERKLPEVAIGPPYFYYENVALTPKGVWSKISRFLYDIEPEFVDSKHFSAAARKRGYVHNLPIQNRFPLLPIPPRTIQEALPLTSKWWPLWDKRRKLNCLQTAIGTAKLTERIRNALESNEKYGDEPPPHVQKFVLEQCRKWNLVWVGKNKVAPLEPDEIEMLLGFPRDHTRGGGISRTDRYKALGNSFQVDTVAYHLSVLKNQFPNGINLLSLFSGIGGAEVALHRLGIPLKNVVSVEIAEVNRNIIRSWWEQTNQRGRLIEIADVQQVSIERLDQWISSFGGFDLVIGGSPCNNLAGSNRVSRNGLEGKHSSLFYHYVRILDLVKTMMGRDR comes from the exons GTTGTCGAGAATTTTCCCCAAGAAGGTCTTTCTCCTAAACCATGCACTTTTGACTCTAAAAGCAAATCTCCAGATAACCTCTCTGAAATTGATAGTTGTCCTAGAATTGAg gAAAACTCAAACCACATTTTAGAGAAGGATACAATGTTGTCGTCGCTAGTGGATATGGGTTACTTGGTTGAGGAGGCTTTGACAGCTATGAATAATTGTG GTTCAGAAGCACAACTGTCAGAGTTGACAGATTACATATGTGCTGCTCAAATGGTAAAGGATTTTGATGCCCAGCTTAGAGAATCACCTGATGAGGAAGATAGCACCTCGGTCATGACTTCTTATTCCTATACAATG cctaGGAATGATTATCTAcctagagaaaagaaaaggaagctTCACAAATTCcaacaatttggaaaaaaatggcACAAGGGGAGTGAGAAGAAGCATTGGGATGAAGACGGAGACATTATGCATCTCCCAAATCCAATGATAGGATTTGGGATTCCTGATGATCCTTGGCATATTGTTGAGAGAAAGCTCCCAGAGGTAGCTATTGGTCCTCCTTATTTCTATTATGAAAACGTGGCTCTTACTCCTAAGGGGGTGTGGAGTAAAATATCACGTTTCTTGTATGACATAGAGCCAGAATTTGTTGATTCTAAACATTTCAGTGCTGCTGCAAGGAAAAGAGGTTATGTCCATAACCTTCCAATTCAGAACCGATTCCCTCTTTTGCCAATACCACCACGAACCATACAAGAAGCCTTACCCTTAACCAGTAAGTGGTGGCCTTTATGggacaaaagaagaaaactgaATTGCCTTCAAACTGCAATTGGGACTGCTAAACTCACTGAGAGGATAAGGAATGCACTTGAGAGCAATGAGAAGTATGGTGATGAACCTCCTCCACATGTGCAGAAGTTTGTACTTGAACAATGTAGAAAATGGAATTTAGTTTGGGTTGGAAAGAATAAAGTTGCACCTCTTGAACCAGATGAAATTGAGATGTTGCTTGGATTCCCAAGGGACCACACTAGGGGTGGTGGGATTAGTAGGACAGATAGATATAAAGCACTTGGAAACTCATTTCAG GTTGACACAGTTGCCTACCACCTTTCTGTATTGAAGAACCAGTTTCCAAATGGAATTAACCTCCTTTCACTTTTCTCTGGGATTGGTGGTGCTGAAGTTGCTTTGCATCGACTTGGGATTCCCCTGAAAAATGTGGTCTCTGTCGAGATTGCTGAAGTCAACAGAAATATTATTCGTAGTTGGTGGGAGCAAACCAACCAGCGTGGACGACTTATTGAGATTGCAGATGTACAACAAGTCAGCATTGAAAGGCTAGATCAGTGGATCAGCTCATTCGGTGGGTTTGATCTTGTCATTGGTGGAAGTCCTTGCAATAACCTTGCTGGCAGCAACCGAGTGAGTAGAAATGGACTGGAAGGCAAGCACTCATCACTGTTTTATCATTACGTTCGAATTCTAGATCTTGTTAAGACAATGATGGGTAGGGACAGATGA